From the Candidatus Stygibacter australis genome, one window contains:
- a CDS encoding PqqD family protein: MDFYNPETKFKLNEMITWRDVDDELIVLELESGNYFSMNDVGRFIWLKVIEEKDFGTIVDLITSEYDTIEDQAKQDASHFIKGLIDKKIIECQ; this comes from the coding sequence ATGGATTTTTATAACCCAGAAACCAAATTCAAGTTAAATGAAATGATCACATGGAGAGATGTTGACGATGAATTGATCGTACTGGAACTTGAATCAGGAAATTATTTTTCTATGAATGATGTTGGCAGATTTATCTGGCTGAAAGTGATAGAAGAAAAAGATTTTGGCACAATTGTAGATCTGATCACGTCTGAATATGATACCATTGAAGATCAAGCAAAACAGGATGCATCCCATTTTATAAAAGGATTAATTGATAAGAAGATAATAGAATGTCAATAA
- a CDS encoding lasso peptide biosynthesis protein has product MKIRQRLLYFEMLVYIIEAWLLLTSNQLKKVKNYQKSDIHDLSPKDLERIVEFVDSKSEFYLKGNPNRCFYRAFILYNILSKMGLDLKINIGMSNMDDQREAKGHCWLSQEGKDLFEDEEPEKYPVYLGVREKIRYWMNDSSYMQGKHLQKKKNQKRNQEN; this is encoded by the coding sequence TTGAAAATTCGGCAAAGATTATTGTATTTTGAGATGCTGGTTTATATTATTGAAGCCTGGTTGTTATTGACTAGTAACCAGTTAAAAAAAGTAAAGAATTATCAAAAATCAGACATACATGATCTTTCTCCGAAGGATTTAGAACGGATAGTGGAATTTGTAGATAGCAAATCTGAATTTTATCTTAAAGGAAATCCGAATAGATGCTTTTACAGAGCATTTATTCTCTATAACATATTGAGCAAAATGGGATTAGATCTAAAAATAAATATTGGAATGAGCAATATGGATGATCAAAGGGAAGCTAAAGGTCATTGCTGGTTAAGCCAGGAAGGGAAAGATCTTTTTGAAGATGAAGAACCCGAAAAATATCCAGTCTATCTGGGCGTTAGGGAGAAAATTAGATACTGGATGAATGATAGCAGCTATATGCAGGGCAAGCATCTACAAAAAAAGAAAAATCAAAAAAGAAATCAGGAGAATTAA